Proteins from one bacterium genomic window:
- the aroB gene encoding 3-dehydroquinate synthase, which yields MRRYREREPRYAAFPIRVSTSFGHPGLAADTILSRCFGTSAQVKVPLGSRSYDIVIAPNALANLGERMAEVLKPGPCLVVTNPTVQRLYGEAAKRSLEHAGWAPIFGVVPDSEGAKSLKEAERLYDLAIERRLERQSPVVALGGGVVGDLAGFVAATYQRGVPFVQVPTTLLAQIDSSVGGKVAVNHPRGKNLIGAFHQPSLVVADPLVLHSLSDREWRGGLAELVKYGVILDAAFFDKLTADLPLLQERALSALVPAIARACELKAQVVAEDEREGGQRAILNFGHTVGHAIEAVTRYRTYLHGEAVAMGMVAAGAIARELGMWAAAEHERLVTWLQEAGLPTEIKGLSARALLEAMAHDKKVQDGKLRFVLPETIGRVRVRSDVPNELVEKVLRELGAN from the coding sequence ATGCGGCGCTACCGCGAGCGGGAGCCCCGCTACGCGGCCTTTCCTATCCGCGTCTCGACCTCATTCGGTCACCCGGGCCTTGCGGCCGACACCATCCTTTCGCGCTGCTTCGGCACCTCGGCCCAGGTGAAGGTGCCGCTCGGTTCGCGTTCCTACGACATCGTCATCGCCCCCAACGCCCTGGCGAATCTCGGCGAGCGGATGGCGGAAGTCCTCAAGCCGGGCCCTTGCCTGGTGGTGACCAACCCGACGGTGCAGCGTCTCTACGGCGAGGCGGCGAAGCGCTCGCTGGAGCATGCGGGCTGGGCGCCGATCTTCGGGGTGGTGCCCGATTCCGAGGGGGCCAAGTCCCTGAAGGAAGCCGAGCGCCTCTACGACCTGGCCATCGAGCGGCGTCTGGAGCGCCAGAGCCCCGTGGTGGCTCTGGGTGGCGGGGTGGTCGGGGATCTGGCGGGCTTCGTGGCGGCCACCTACCAGCGTGGGGTGCCCTTCGTGCAGGTGCCGACGACGCTGCTCGCCCAGATCGATTCCTCGGTGGGCGGCAAGGTCGCCGTCAACCATCCGCGCGGCAAGAACCTCATCGGGGCTTTTCATCAGCCCTCGCTGGTGGTGGCGGATCCCCTGGTGCTGCACAGCCTGAGCGATCGCGAGTGGCGCGGCGGGCTCGCCGAGCTGGTCAAGTACGGGGTCATCCTCGATGCGGCCTTCTTCGACAAGCTCACGGCCGACCTGCCGCTCTTGCAGGAGCGGGCGCTCTCGGCCCTGGTGCCTGCGATCGCGCGGGCCTGCGAGCTCAAGGCCCAGGTGGTGGCGGAGGACGAGCGCGAGGGCGGCCAGCGGGCCATCCTCAACTTCGGCCATACGGTAGGCCATGCCATCGAGGCGGTGACGCGCTACCGTACCTACCTGCATGGGGAGGCGGTCGCCATGGGCATGGTCGCCGCCGGGGCGATCGCCCGGGAGCTTGGCATGTGGGCGGCTGCGGAGCACGAGCGCCTGGTGACCTGGCTCCAGGAAGCCGGCTTGCCGACCGAAATCAAGGGCTTGTCGGCGCGTGCCCTGCTCGAAGCCATGGCCCACGACAAGAAGGTCCAGGACGGCAAGCTGCGCTTCGTGCTGCCCGAGACCATCGGGCGCGTGCGCGTTCGTTCGGACGTGCCCAACGAACTGGTCGAGAAGGTCCTGCGCGAGCTGGGCGCGAACTAG
- the moaC gene encoding cyclic pyranopterin monophosphate synthase MoaC, with the protein MDELTHFDAQGRARMVDVGDKAPTERVAVAAGAIRMEDETLDRICQGTMTKGDVLGIARVAAIMGTKRTADLIPMCHPLMLSGVQVELTPARNPARVEIRVRVRVEGRTGVEMEALTGVMTAALTIYDMCKAIDRGMTIDEVRLLSKSGGRSGEWVRD; encoded by the coding sequence ATGGACGAATTGACGCACTTCGACGCCCAGGGGCGTGCCCGGATGGTGGACGTGGGAGACAAGGCCCCGACCGAGCGCGTGGCGGTGGCCGCGGGGGCCATCCGGATGGAGGACGAGACCCTCGATCGCATTTGCCAGGGCACCATGACCAAGGGTGACGTGCTCGGGATCGCGCGGGTGGCGGCCATCATGGGGACCAAGCGCACCGCGGACCTGATTCCCATGTGCCATCCCCTCATGCTCTCGGGAGTGCAGGTTGAGTTGACCCCCGCGCGAAACCCCGCCCGGGTGGAGATCCGGGTGAGGGTACGGGTCGAGGGTCGCACGGGCGTCGAGATGGAGGCGCTGACCGGGGTGATGACGGCCGCGCTGACCATCTACGACATGTGCAAGGCGATTGATCGCGGCATGACGATCGACGAGGTTCGTCTGCTCTCCAAGTCGGGCGGGCGTAGCGGGGAGTGGGTCCGGGACTAG
- a CDS encoding molybdopterin molybdotransferase MoeA, whose amino-acid sequence MIPVEDARRLILSTIQPTQPEATPLLSALGRVLAETVHSPVSHPPFDNSSMDGYAVRAHDLAQASKDAPVWLPVIGEVAAGCGEPPTVGPGEACRIMTGAILPPGADSVVMVEETREEDGRVRFTGPCALGQSVRRAGEDLAQGACVLEAGTPLNAARVGLLAGVGRAQVQTHRPPRVAILTTGDELVQPGEPLGPGQIYASNAYAIAGMVLEAGAIPVPCGVARDDREETRRLIHEALECDVVITSGGVSMGRFDHVSEALAELGTIHFDRVAQQPGKPLTYATLSGKPVFGLPGNPASTMVCFEHYVRPALLKMMGHRQVDRRHVRAILTEDIRKPLGKTSFLRAVVEEGPEGYRAALTGSQSSGMMTSMAMANALIIVPAERDGARAGEAFDALLLGS is encoded by the coding sequence ATGATCCCGGTCGAAGACGCACGCCGTTTGATTCTGAGCACCATCCAGCCGACCCAGCCGGAAGCGACTCCGCTGCTCTCGGCCTTAGGCCGGGTCCTCGCCGAGACCGTCCACTCGCCCGTGTCGCACCCGCCCTTCGACAACTCCTCCATGGACGGCTATGCGGTCCGCGCGCACGACCTGGCTCAGGCCTCGAAAGACGCCCCCGTCTGGCTACCGGTCATTGGCGAGGTCGCAGCGGGCTGCGGCGAGCCCCCGACCGTCGGCCCTGGCGAAGCCTGCCGCATCATGACGGGCGCCATCCTGCCGCCGGGGGCTGACTCGGTCGTCATGGTCGAAGAAACCCGCGAGGAAGACGGCCGCGTCCGCTTCACCGGCCCCTGCGCCCTCGGGCAGAGCGTGCGCCGCGCGGGCGAGGACCTCGCCCAAGGGGCCTGCGTCCTCGAAGCGGGAACTCCTCTCAACGCCGCGCGCGTCGGGCTGCTGGCGGGCGTCGGGCGCGCACAAGTGCAGACCCACCGGCCACCCCGCGTCGCCATTCTCACCACGGGCGACGAGTTGGTGCAGCCCGGCGAGCCTCTGGGCCCCGGCCAGATCTACGCGAGCAACGCCTACGCCATCGCCGGCATGGTCCTGGAAGCCGGGGCGATTCCGGTCCCCTGCGGGGTCGCCCGCGACGATCGAGAGGAAACCCGCCGCCTCATCCATGAAGCGCTCGAATGCGACGTGGTCATCACCTCGGGCGGGGTCTCCATGGGGCGCTTCGACCACGTCTCGGAGGCCCTCGCCGAGCTGGGGACCATCCACTTCGACCGGGTCGCTCAGCAACCGGGTAAGCCGCTGACCTACGCGACCCTTTCGGGCAAGCCGGTCTTCGGCCTGCCGGGCAATCCCGCTTCGACCATGGTGTGCTTCGAGCACTACGTGCGCCCGGCCCTCTTGAAGATGATGGGACACCGCCAGGTGGATCGGCGGCACGTGCGGGCGATCCTCACCGAGGACATCCGCAAGCCGCTCGGCAAGACGTCCTTCCTGCGCGCCGTCGTCGAAGAGGGGCCCGAGGGCTACCGCGCCGCGCTGACCGGCTCGCAGAGCTCGGGGATGATGACTTCCATGGCCATGGCCAACGCCCTCATCATCGTCCCGGCCGAGCGCGACGGCGCACGGGCAGGCGAAGCCTTCGACGCCCTCTTGCTAGGCAGCTAG
- the moeB gene encoding molybdopterin-synthase adenylyltransferase MoeB: MIATLAAFACLSSQPIEETSPVHPSDEAPTSEVLSLAEQERYSRHLALPEVGVSGQQRLKGAKVAVVGVGGLGTPLAAYLAAAGVGTIGLVDFDEVSLSNLQRQILFDTEDVGRPKVWQAKARLEAMNPHVRVVGHEAPLNATNALAILGGYDLVADATDNFAVRYLLNDACHQLGRPLVQASLYRFEGQLTVFSPEGPCYRCLYPEPPSMPPRCSDAGVLGALPGILGALQANEVLKLILKIGSPLIGRLLLVDALGTRFSEIAVPKDPACALCGEHPILTALVDQGAIACEASDDAISARELLALGEEPLVIDVRDGVEALSPVPGAMHVPYPRLSDVLPELPRDRKVVVYCLSGDLSRHAVALLRGAGCAQARSLEGGLLAYHREMSLREAFLNG, translated from the coding sequence ATGATAGCAACATTGGCCGCTTTCGCGTGCTTGTCATCCCAGCCGATCGAGGAGACTTCGCCCGTGCATCCCAGCGATGAGGCCCCGACCTCCGAAGTGTTGAGCCTCGCGGAGCAGGAGCGCTACAGCCGTCACCTGGCCCTGCCCGAGGTCGGCGTCTCGGGGCAACAGCGTCTCAAGGGCGCCAAGGTCGCCGTGGTCGGCGTTGGAGGGCTAGGAACGCCGCTTGCGGCTTATCTCGCGGCCGCGGGGGTCGGAACGATCGGGCTGGTGGACTTCGATGAGGTCTCGCTCTCGAACTTGCAGCGCCAGATCCTCTTCGACACCGAGGACGTGGGGCGCCCCAAGGTCTGGCAGGCCAAGGCCCGCCTCGAGGCGATGAACCCTCACGTTCGGGTGGTGGGCCATGAAGCTCCTTTGAACGCGACAAACGCCCTTGCGATCCTTGGGGGCTACGATCTGGTCGCGGACGCCACGGACAACTTCGCCGTTCGCTATTTGCTGAACGACGCCTGCCATCAACTCGGCAGGCCCCTCGTTCAGGCGAGCCTCTACCGCTTCGAGGGACAGCTGACGGTCTTTTCGCCCGAGGGGCCGTGTTATCGCTGCCTCTACCCGGAACCACCGAGCATGCCGCCGCGTTGCTCGGATGCCGGGGTGCTCGGCGCGCTGCCCGGCATCCTGGGGGCTTTGCAGGCAAACGAAGTCTTGAAGTTGATCCTCAAGATCGGCTCGCCGCTCATCGGGCGGCTGTTGCTGGTGGATGCGTTGGGAACGCGCTTTTCCGAAATCGCCGTGCCCAAGGATCCCGCCTGCGCCCTGTGCGGCGAGCATCCCATCCTCACCGCGCTGGTGGATCAGGGCGCGATCGCCTGTGAGGCTTCTGACGACGCGATCTCAGCGCGCGAGCTTCTGGCGCTCGGCGAAGAACCGCTCGTCATCGACGTGCGGGATGGCGTCGAGGCTCTATCCCCCGTGCCGGGGGCGATGCACGTGCCTTACCCGCGCTTGAGCGACGTGCTGCCTGAGTTACCGCGCGATCGCAAGGTGGTCGTGTATTGCCTGAGCGGCGATCTCAGCCGGCATGCGGTCGCGCTCTTGAGAGGGGCGGGGTGTGCGCAGGCCCGGAGCCTCGAGGGCGGCTTGCTCGCCTATCACCGCGAAATGAGCTTGCGCGAGGCGTTCCTCAACGGCTGA
- a CDS encoding molybdenum cofactor guanylyltransferase, whose amino-acid sequence MIEAAVLLAGGKSQRMGQDKARLPFGSEPLAARVYRTLAEVFPQVVVVTNQPDFPVPGAFCISDRFPGNGPLEGLASAFEAIDADRVLLVACDMPFLQPELLRALANEPDDADVIAPRTPRFREPLLAIYSRRLLPVLRERLGAGDCRVCGLIDDVNHREIGPEALRQHDPELRSFWNLNRPEDYEQALELLSR is encoded by the coding sequence ATGATCGAAGCGGCCGTGTTGCTTGCGGGGGGCAAGAGCCAGCGCATGGGGCAGGACAAGGCACGCCTTCCCTTCGGAAGCGAGCCCCTGGCCGCTCGCGTCTATCGGACGCTCGCGGAGGTGTTCCCCCAAGTCGTGGTCGTCACGAACCAGCCCGACTTCCCGGTGCCCGGCGCCTTCTGCATCAGCGATCGCTTCCCCGGCAACGGCCCTCTGGAAGGTCTGGCGAGCGCCTTCGAAGCCATCGACGCGGATCGAGTCCTGCTGGTGGCCTGTGACATGCCCTTTCTCCAGCCAGAGCTGCTGCGCGCCCTCGCGAATGAGCCGGACGATGCCGACGTCATCGCGCCTCGCACGCCGCGCTTCCGAGAACCGTTGCTTGCAATCTACTCGCGGCGTCTGCTGCCGGTGCTGCGCGAGCGGCTGGGCGCGGGAGACTGCCGGGTCTGCGGTCTGATCGACGACGTGAACCACCGCGAGATAGGCCCTGAGGCGTTGCGGCAGCACGACCCCGAGTTGCGCAGCTTCTGGAACCTCAATCGCCCCGAGGATTACGAGCAAGCACTCGAACTCCTCAGCCGTTGA
- a CDS encoding MoaD/ThiS family protein, which translates to MRLTIRLFAMLREAHGADHVVLDLNEGDSIGAVREAIARTYPALAPHLPSVRVSASLRFVTDAYVPAAGEELALIPPVSGG; encoded by the coding sequence ATGCGTTTGACCATCCGGCTCTTTGCCATGCTGCGAGAGGCCCACGGGGCCGACCACGTCGTGCTGGACCTGAACGAAGGGGATTCGATTGGGGCTGTGCGCGAGGCGATCGCCCGCACATACCCCGCTCTCGCTCCCCATTTGCCCAGCGTGCGCGTCTCGGCTTCCTTACGCTTCGTGACTGACGCTTACGTGCCTGCTGCGGGCGAGGAGCTCGCGCTCATCCCCCCCGTCAGCGGAGGTTGA
- a CDS encoding molybdenum cofactor biosynthesis protein MoaE, giving the protein MIQVTSEPIDVAALERLLAHPAAGGIVTFSGVVRDHNVGREVLFLEYEAYAEMAEAQLADIHRRLTERWDTKRVVMVHRTGRLAIGDVAVFVGVATAHRAEAFEACRFGIDTIKHELPIWKKEHFVGGEVWVEGCAG; this is encoded by the coding sequence ATGATCCAGGTGACGTCTGAGCCCATCGACGTGGCGGCCCTCGAACGCCTTCTCGCGCATCCCGCAGCGGGCGGGATCGTCACGTTCTCGGGCGTGGTGCGCGATCACAACGTGGGGCGCGAGGTCCTCTTCCTCGAATACGAGGCCTACGCCGAGATGGCCGAAGCGCAACTCGCCGATATCCATCGCCGCCTCACCGAGCGCTGGGACACCAAGCGCGTGGTCATGGTCCATCGCACGGGCCGCCTCGCCATCGGCGATGTGGCTGTCTTCGTCGGGGTCGCGACCGCCCACCGGGCCGAGGCCTTCGAGGCGTGCCGTTTTGGGATCGATACCATCAAGCACGAGCTGCCCATCTGGAAGAAGGAGCACTTCGTGGGCGGCGAGGTCTGGGTGGAAGGCTGCGCTGGATGA
- the modA gene encoding molybdate ABC transporter substrate-binding protein, whose product MKRLLGVLLLGLFPAAPVFAAELTVAAAPSSREALEELAATFQQDTGHQVKFVFASSGKLFIQLRNGSPCDLFFSADDVYPARLHAEGLAEKPRRYAQGRLVLWASKASGFAVERGLDLLGDAKVRKVAIANPKLAPYGRAAEEALKANGTYQALASKLVLGENVSQAAHFTASGAADLGVLPLSLALTPELSQKGRYVLVPASLHTAIAADAAVMTAAPDKALARQFLAFATSERARPVWQRNGLAAK is encoded by the coding sequence ATGAAGCGGCTCCTGGGCGTTCTGTTGCTTGGCCTCTTCCCTGCGGCGCCGGTGTTCGCCGCCGAGCTCACCGTCGCGGCCGCTCCGAGCTCCCGCGAGGCTCTCGAAGAGCTGGCCGCCACCTTTCAGCAGGACACCGGTCATCAGGTGAAGTTCGTCTTCGCCTCTTCCGGCAAGCTCTTCATCCAACTGCGCAACGGCTCGCCCTGTGATCTCTTCTTCTCGGCGGATGACGTCTACCCTGCGAGGCTGCACGCCGAAGGGCTCGCCGAGAAGCCGCGCCGCTACGCGCAGGGCCGGTTGGTCCTGTGGGCGAGCAAGGCTTCGGGCTTCGCCGTCGAGCGGGGCCTTGACCTGCTCGGGGATGCGAAGGTGCGCAAGGTCGCGATCGCGAACCCGAAGCTCGCCCCCTATGGCCGCGCGGCCGAAGAGGCCCTGAAGGCGAACGGGACGTATCAGGCGCTCGCCTCGAAGCTCGTGCTGGGCGAGAACGTCTCCCAGGCCGCGCATTTCACCGCCTCGGGTGCGGCCGATCTCGGGGTCCTGCCGCTGTCGCTCGCGCTGACCCCGGAGCTTTCCCAGAAGGGTCGCTACGTGTTGGTTCCCGCCTCGCTGCATACGGCGATCGCAGCGGATGCAGCCGTGATGACGGCCGCCCCGGACAAGGCCCTCGCGCGCCAGTTCCTGGCGTTTGCGACCAGTGAGCGCGCTCGGCCGGTCTGGCAGCGCAACGGCCTCGCTGCTAAGTGA
- the modB gene encoding molybdate ABC transporter permease subunit, whose amino-acid sequence MGEFALTLKLAVLTTGILLIVGTPIAYALAFARGRWKPLLEATVLLPLVLPPTVLGFYLLVGMAKLGPWWEAIFRQRLAFSFTGLLLASVCFSLPFAVQPLQAAFRGVDARLIEASHTLGASRWRTFWRVVLPASRAGVASAALLSFAHTMGEFGVVLMVGGNIPGQTRTVSIALYDMVEAMEYAQASRLALLLVVFSYLVLFLLSRLNRKGAATWTPS is encoded by the coding sequence ATGGGGGAGTTCGCCCTTACCCTCAAGCTCGCGGTCCTGACCACCGGCATCCTGTTGATCGTGGGGACCCCGATCGCCTACGCGCTGGCATTCGCCCGCGGGCGCTGGAAGCCGCTGCTCGAAGCGACGGTCCTCTTGCCCCTCGTGTTGCCGCCGACGGTCCTGGGCTTCTACCTACTCGTGGGCATGGCCAAGCTCGGTCCCTGGTGGGAAGCGATCTTTCGCCAGCGCCTCGCCTTCTCCTTCACGGGATTGCTCCTCGCCTCGGTTTGCTTCAGCTTGCCTTTCGCGGTGCAGCCGCTGCAAGCGGCATTTCGTGGAGTCGATGCACGCTTGATCGAAGCCTCGCACACGCTTGGGGCTTCTCGCTGGCGCACCTTCTGGCGAGTCGTACTGCCTGCCTCGCGTGCCGGGGTGGCCTCGGCGGCGCTGCTCTCCTTTGCGCACACCATGGGGGAGTTCGGGGTGGTCCTGATGGTGGGCGGCAACATTCCCGGTCAGACCCGGACGGTCTCGATCGCGCTTTACGACATGGTGGAGGCGATGGAGTACGCTCAGGCGAGCCGCCTCGCGCTGCTGTTGGTTGTCTTCTCCTACCTCGTCCTCTTCTTGCTCTCGCGCCTCAACCGGAAAGGAGCCGCCACGTGGACGCCCTCCTGA
- a CDS encoding ATP-binding cassette domain-containing protein, translated as MDALLTAAFTKAYPGFELAFDLSLAPGITALMGPSGSGKTTAIRCLAGLVRPETGLVRWGEECWQDSAQGSFLSVQQRRIGFVFKEFALFPHMTVWENVRYGAKRDAWAKELLELLAIDALRDRRPPQLSAGQQQRVAIARAIASEPRLLLMDEPFSSLDPPLKRHLLAEFASLVRRIGLPTLVVTHALDEASVLADDLVVMAAGRVLQKAPVREVMTTPSSPEVARLVGIRNCFEASADVAAWCVRADRIVLANPADEGAIRLMVKEAVLEEGGLRILGTGGVFEALEVRLPLSACEGRAIGPGASLDLRIPPEAVHRFEGMR; from the coding sequence GTGGACGCCCTCCTGACGGCGGCTTTCACCAAGGCTTATCCCGGTTTCGAGCTGGCCTTCGACCTTTCGCTCGCACCCGGGATCACCGCTCTGATGGGCCCGTCTGGGTCGGGCAAGACCACGGCGATTCGTTGCCTTGCAGGCCTCGTGCGTCCCGAGACGGGGCTGGTTCGCTGGGGCGAGGAGTGCTGGCAGGATTCGGCGCAAGGGAGCTTCCTGAGCGTTCAACAGCGGCGAATTGGCTTCGTCTTCAAGGAGTTCGCCCTGTTCCCCCACATGACGGTGTGGGAGAACGTGCGCTATGGCGCGAAGCGCGATGCCTGGGCCAAGGAGTTGCTGGAGCTGCTTGCAATCGATGCGCTGCGCGATCGCCGTCCGCCCCAGCTCTCGGCGGGGCAGCAGCAGCGGGTTGCGATCGCCCGGGCGATCGCAAGCGAGCCGCGCCTGCTCTTGATGGACGAGCCTTTCTCGTCGCTGGATCCGCCCCTCAAGCGCCACTTGCTCGCGGAGTTCGCAAGCTTGGTGCGAAGGATTGGTCTTCCGACCCTCGTCGTCACGCATGCCCTGGATGAGGCGAGCGTACTGGCCGATGACTTGGTCGTCATGGCTGCGGGTCGCGTGCTTCAGAAGGCCCCCGTGCGCGAGGTCATGACCACTCCCAGCAGCCCCGAGGTTGCGCGTCTGGTCGGGATCCGCAACTGCTTCGAGGCGTCTGCCGATGTGGCCGCCTGGTGCGTCCGGGCCGATCGCATCGTGCTGGCGAACCCCGCCGACGAAGGCGCGATCCGGCTGATGGTGAAAGAAGCCGTGCTCGAAGAAGGGGGCCTGCGCATCCTGGGGACGGGCGGAGTATTCGAGGCCCTGGAAGTTCGGCTGCCGCTCTCGGCCTGCGAGGGACGCGCGATTGGACCCGGCGCGTCGCTCGACTTGCGCATTCCGCCCGAGGCGGTGCACCGCTTCGAAGGGATGCGCTGA
- the moaA gene encoding GTP 3',8-cyclase MoaA, producing the protein MERLVDSYQRTITYLRLSLTDRCNLRCQYCMPPEGLDWIPADNLMQDDEIVTILRDVFLPLGVTKVRLTGGEPTLRKGLPALVERIAALPGLTDLSMTTNGIFLSKLAGPLAQAGLKRINISVDSLDPERFGSITRGGDLSKVLKGIEASLAAGLSPVKLNAVLIPGTNDDEVLAFAALTREMPVHVRFIEMMQVGDRSFFEEKGFVPIQAMIDQIRDRYGIEASDAAVEGNGPAKVMRIPGAAGTLGFISPMSQNFCHACNRLRLTADGQIKACLMRPQEQDLLGQLRAGTDPAILRETVRNALGIKPLHHEWGADEPILRTMSRIGG; encoded by the coding sequence ATGGAGCGGCTCGTTGATTCCTACCAGCGAACGATCACCTACCTCAGGCTCTCGCTGACTGACCGCTGCAACCTGCGCTGCCAGTACTGCATGCCGCCGGAAGGCCTCGACTGGATTCCTGCGGACAACCTGATGCAGGACGACGAGATCGTGACGATCCTGCGCGACGTGTTTCTGCCCCTGGGGGTGACCAAGGTGCGTCTGACGGGGGGCGAACCCACGCTGCGCAAGGGACTTCCTGCACTGGTGGAACGGATCGCGGCCCTGCCCGGCCTGACGGACCTGTCCATGACGACCAACGGCATCTTCCTGTCGAAGCTCGCCGGGCCCCTCGCGCAAGCCGGTCTGAAGCGCATCAACATCAGCGTGGATAGCCTCGACCCCGAGCGCTTCGGTTCGATCACCCGAGGGGGGGATCTCTCCAAGGTCCTCAAGGGAATCGAGGCCTCGCTGGCGGCTGGGCTTTCGCCCGTCAAGCTGAATGCGGTCCTCATCCCCGGCACCAACGACGACGAGGTCCTGGCCTTCGCTGCCTTGACCCGAGAGATGCCGGTCCACGTGCGCTTCATCGAGATGATGCAGGTGGGCGATCGCAGCTTCTTCGAGGAGAAGGGCTTCGTGCCCATCCAGGCGATGATCGACCAGATTCGCGATCGCTACGGCATCGAGGCCTCGGATGCCGCCGTCGAGGGCAACGGGCCCGCCAAGGTGATGCGCATCCCGGGGGCCGCTGGGACCCTCGGCTTCATCAGCCCCATGAGCCAGAACTTCTGCCACGCTTGCAACCGACTGCGCCTGACGGCGGACGGTCAGATCAAGGCTTGCCTGATGCGGCCGCAAGAGCAGGATCTCCTGGGCCAGCTGCGGGCCGGGACCGACCCGGCAATCCTGCGCGAGACGGTGAGAAACGCGCTCGGGATCAAGCCCCTGCACCATGAGTGGGGGGCCGATGAGCCCATTCTTCGCACGATGTCGCGGATTGGCGGTTGA
- a CDS encoding xanthine dehydrogenase family protein subunit M, with protein MFYQPKTVEEALAIKAELGLGARFVAGGTDVVVQMKKGRLSLERVIDLSRLGDLTEARLEDDVCYVGALCAHRTLETWPIPVLADAARQVGGPQIRNRGTVGGNVGTASPAGDVSVALLALDASIDLMSVRGTRTLPLREFFVGVGKTAIEPDELIVGFRFRRPKASGFYKNGKRNSVAISVVCAGASVWEDGSVAIALGSVAPTPLRLTGTEAFLRERGLGAEAIAEAARLATEEVRPITDHRASADYRRAVSGIAVSRLLTQLQGGAHVALV; from the coding sequence ATGTTCTACCAACCAAAGACGGTTGAGGAGGCGCTCGCAATCAAGGCTGAATTGGGCCTTGGCGCGCGCTTCGTGGCAGGCGGGACCGATGTGGTGGTCCAGATGAAGAAGGGGCGCCTCTCGCTTGAACGCGTGATCGACCTGAGCCGCCTGGGTGATCTAACCGAGGCCCGCCTCGAAGACGACGTGTGCTACGTCGGCGCTCTCTGCGCCCACCGCACCCTCGAAACCTGGCCCATCCCGGTGCTCGCTGATGCGGCCCGCCAGGTGGGCGGCCCGCAGATTCGCAACCGAGGGACCGTGGGCGGCAATGTCGGCACCGCAAGCCCCGCAGGCGACGTCTCGGTTGCGCTGCTCGCCTTGGACGCGTCGATCGACCTGATGAGCGTGCGCGGCACCCGGACCCTGCCGTTGCGCGAGTTTTTCGTCGGCGTCGGCAAGACGGCCATCGAGCCGGATGAGTTGATCGTCGGCTTCCGCTTCCGCCGCCCCAAGGCGAGCGGCTTCTACAAGAACGGCAAGCGTAACTCGGTCGCCATCTCGGTGGTTTGCGCCGGGGCCTCCGTGTGGGAAGACGGCTCGGTCGCCATCGCCCTGGGCTCGGTCGCCCCCACGCCCCTGCGCCTGACGGGCACCGAGGCGTTCCTGCGCGAGCGCGGCCTCGGCGCCGAGGCGATCGCCGAAGCCGCCCGCCTTGCGACCGAAGAGGTCCGTCCCATCACCGACCATCGCGCTTCGGCCGACTATCGCCGGGCGGTCTCGGGGATCGCCGTCAGCCGCTTGCTCACCCAGCTTCAGGGAGGTGCCCATGTCGCTCTCGTCTAA
- a CDS encoding (2Fe-2S)-binding protein: MSLSSNPSVPASLGDDQATYPLSFTLNGKPTEAQVHPLSTLLEVVREDLRYTGTKGACHEGECGSCTVLVDGVPMNSCLILAPQAQGAEIVTVEGLADGETLDRVQEAFLACGAVQCGYCTPGLLISAKAFLEKCPDPTPEEVRKGMEGNICRCTGYMKVVDAVVQAAKSSKGGCHAE; encoded by the coding sequence ATGTCGCTCTCGTCTAACCCGTCCGTTCCCGCGAGCCTGGGCGACGACCAGGCGACGTACCCCTTGAGCTTCACGCTCAACGGCAAGCCGACCGAGGCCCAGGTCCACCCGCTTTCGACCCTGCTCGAAGTGGTGCGCGAGGACCTTCGCTACACCGGCACCAAGGGCGCCTGCCACGAGGGCGAGTGCGGCTCCTGCACGGTCCTGGTGGACGGTGTGCCCATGAATTCGTGCCTGATCCTGGCGCCTCAGGCCCAGGGCGCCGAGATCGTGACGGTCGAGGGCCTTGCCGACGGCGAGACGCTGGATCGGGTCCAGGAGGCCTTCCTCGCGTGCGGCGCGGTCCAGTGCGGCTACTGCACCCCGGGCCTGCTCATCTCGGCCAAGGCCTTCCTCGAAAAGTGTCCGGATCCCACCCCCGAAGAGGTTCGCAAGGGGATGGAGGGTAATATCTGCCGCTGCACGGGCTACATGAAGGTCGTGGATGCGGTGGTGCAGGCCGCCAAGTCGAGCAAGGGAGGCTGCCATGCTGAGTAA